Proteins encoded together in one Leishmania donovani BPK282A1 complete genome, chromosome 33 window:
- a CDS encoding n-acetylglucosaminyl-phosphatidylinositolbiosyn th eticprotein, putative, which yields MGRHRVALVSDFFFPGFGGVEVHIYNLALCLMRRGHKIIIITRAYGDRVGIRYYTNGLKVYYLPMLAAKLPPGSVTLPTWLGAFPMLRTIFIRERITVVHGHQTTSNMCHEAIFHAGTMGIKTCFTDHSLFGFADAASININKVLVWSLRTVDQVICVSNTSRENTVLRARIAPQRASVIPNATDTSAFTPPDDLKYKSWASKIDKEGLTIVVITRLVYRKGADLFVDVIPEICLRHPDIKWVIGGDGPRRSQLEQMIERHNLMDRVKMLGALKHSEVKSVLNQGQIFLNCSLTEAFCIALIEAASCGLLCVSTKVGGVPEVLPPPMLLLADADPSSIVAALEEAINDVPHHSPWTLHDNCKQFYSWDWVAERTERVYDRIMEMPVLSLYERLMNYASVGPLFGLVCWMLCSLDWILYRLMEYWIPTETIDIAPDFPMSFYLRNKEKIMKKNGE from the coding sequence ATGGGGCGGCATCGTGTTGCGTTAGTTTCCGACTTCTTCTTCCCCGGGTTTGGTGGAGTGGAGGTGCACATCTACAATTTAGCCCTGTGTCTGATGCGGAGAGGGCACAAGATCATCATAATCACCCGTGCCTATGGGGACCGCGTTGGGATTCGCTATTACACAAATGGGCTGAAGGTGTATTATTTGCCGATGCTTGCGGCAAAGCTGCCTCCCGGCTCCGTGACGCTGCCAACGTGGCTCGGCGCGTTTCCGATGCTGCGCACTATTTTCATTCGTGAGCGCATTACCGTCGTACATGGCCACCAGACCACTTCCAATATGTGCCACGAGGCGATATTCCACGCCGGCACCATGGGCATCAAGACGTGCTTCACCGACCACTCGCTCTTTGGGTTTGCCGATGCGGCGTCCATCAACATCAACAAGGTGCTTGTGTGGAGTCTGCGTACAGTTGACCAGGTGATCTGTGTCAGCAACACTTCTCGCGAAAACACCGTTCTGCGCGCGCGGATTGCACCGCAGCGGGCAAGCGTGATCCCGAACGCCACCGACACTTCCGCCTTCACCCCGCCTGACGATCTCAAGTACAAGTCGTGGGCATCGAAGATTGACAAGGAGGGGTTGACCATTGTAGTCATCACCAGGCTTGTATATCGCAAAGGCGCGGATCTCTTTGTCGACGTCATCCCTGAAATATGCCTGCGCCATCCGGATATCAAGTGGGTgatcggcggcgacggacCGCGACGCTCGCAGCTCGAGCAGATGATTGAGCGACACAATTTGATGGACAGGGTGAAGATGCTCGGTGCGCTAAAGCACTCTGAGGTGAAGAGTGTTTTGAACCAGGGTCAGATCTTCCTGAATTGCAGTTTGACAGAGGCATTTTGCATTGCGCTCATcgaggcggcgtcgtgcgGTTTACTGTGCGTGTCGACAAAAGTCGGAGGCGTCCCGGAGGTTCTCCCGCCGCCTATGTTGCTTTTGGCGGATGCTGACCCGTCATCCATCGTTGCCGCTTTGGAGGAAGCCATCAACGACGTGCCGCACCACTCACCATGGACACTGCACGACAACTGCAAGCAGTTCTATAGCTGGGACTGGGTGGCGGAGCGCACTGAGCGCGTCTACGACCGCATTATGGAAATGCCGGTGCTGTCCTTGTACGAACGGTTGATGAACTACGCATCTGTCGGGCCTCTCTTTGGACTCGTGTGCTGGATGCTCTGCTCCTTGGATTGGATTCTGTATAGATTGATGGAATACTGGATTCCAACAGAAACTATTGACATTGCGCCGGATTTCCCCATGTCCTTCTACCTGCGCAACAAGGAGAAGATTATGAAGAAGAACGGCGAGTAG